The DNA region CCTTATAAGTTGCCCCTACCCAACACGCCAGAATTCCAAGCGGCATTTATTCACAAAGTCCGCACACTGGTTTGTCTAAGTGCTACAGCACCAGGATTAACGGTTGTCTTGGTGGGGGATGTACCACTCAAGTCTCAAGTTGCGACAATTCTGGCTTCAGAATTTGGTTCGCGGGTGCAAGTAGAAAAAACTTGTTTAGATGAAAATGGTATTTTGATTAGCGGTTGGGAATTTTGGCGAGAACATCAGCGAGTCTTGCCAGCACCCCATCTGTTAATTATTGCTACTTTACCTTTACCATCTTTGGAAAATCCGTTAGTGGCTGGTAGGGTAGCTCGTTATAAGCGATCGCATCAAGATTGGTTCCGTTTATATTTGTTGCCAGCAGCCTTGAGTGAATTACAAAGAGCGATCGCTCCAGTCCGAGAAAGTCAAGGTATTGTTGCTTTACTTGATAGTCGTGTAGTTAATCGCAGCTACGGCGCTCAAATTCTAGCTGCCTTAAGCCCTCTGGCCCGCATTAACTATCTTGACCCCAATCTGTTTTCTAATACCGATGAAGAAAATTCTGCTTAAAGTTCAGTTATCAATGCCCCATGCCCCATGCCCCATGCCCAATTTAAATTTTGTCAACCAAAGTGCGATCGTCTAAAACCAAGCACTATTATCAGTTTATTGCCTCTCGATAGCTATGATTCCTGGCAAGATAAATTTAAATAGAACCTAAGTAAAAATTTGAGTTGCTGATTATGGGTGAAGCAAAGCGTCGTAAAACCACATTAGGGGAAACATACGGTCAAGAGAAAGAGACTCGCATCTTGCCTTGGCTTCCCATCACAAAAAAGCAAGCCGAATTATTTGTCAGTTGGACAAGTCGTGGTGCTTGGATAGGCATTGTTCTTATGGTTGTAGCATGGGCAACTATCCGTTTTATCGGTCCAGCCTTCGGTTGGTGGCAAGTAGTCTACTAAATGCTGCTGTAGAATAACCCTTTCAAGGTGGGTAAAAATTTTGCTCAATAAACTTTAACCTCTTAACTCTGTGTTCTCTGTGCCTCTGCGGTTAAATAAAAGAATTTTTAGCCGCACAGACATGGAGTAGGACACTTGCGTGGGCGGGTTTTCCGAGTTGAGTAAAGTGTCCGTGGTATAGAGAGAAAAAGAGATTTTACCAGTCAACTTAAAAGGCTGGTCTTAAAATTGGAATTTTCCCGCAGGTTTGGTCAGTACATGCTCTACGTCTTAGGTCTATCTTTGTAGTATGTAAAGAAGCACTTTTGACCTGAGATTATGCCCTCCTCTAAAAAACCCCTCACATACCCATCCAGCCACAAAAGCAATCAAGTCGATAACTACCACGGTACTTTAGTCGCAGATCCTTACCGTTGGTTAGAAGATCCTGACTCCGAAGAAACAAGGGCTTGGATTGAGGCACAAAATCAAGTTACTTTTGGCTACTTGAGTGAAATTCCTACTAGGGAAAAAATTAAGCAGCGCCTCACCAAACTTTGGGATTATGAAAAATATGGCATCCCTTTTAAAGAAGGCGAATCTCTACAAGACTGTTCCACCGAACGTTACTTTTATTTCAAAAATGACGGGCTGCAAAATCAAAGTGTTCTCTACACTCTGAAAACCCTCGACGACCAACCCAAAGTTTTACTCGACCCTAATAAACTTTCAGAAGATGGAACTGTTGCTCTTTCGGGATTGTCTATTAGCGAGGATGGTAAACTTTTAGCATACGGTCTATCCGCTTCTGGTTCCGATTGGCAAGAGTGGAAAGTACGCAATATTGAAACTGGTGAAGACCTGCAAGA from Nostoc commune NIES-4072 includes:
- a CDS encoding DUF2839 domain-containing protein codes for the protein MGEAKRRKTTLGETYGQEKETRILPWLPITKKQAELFVSWTSRGAWIGIVLMVVAWATIRFIGPAFGWWQVVY